One segment of Synechococcus sp. MU1617 DNA contains the following:
- a CDS encoding 4-hydroxy-3-methylbut-2-enyl diphosphate reductase, giving the protein MDTHAFKRSLHHSERYNRRGFGRAEEVAESLEQAYQSGLIGTIRDNGYRLEHGRLNVRLAEAFGFCWGVERAVAMAYETRRHYPSERLWITNEIIHNPSVNDHLREMDVQFIPVEQGVKDFSGVTSGDVVILPAFGATVQEMQLLNERGCHIVDTTCPWVSKVWNTVEKHKKHTFSSIIHGKVKHEETLATSSFAGTYLVVLDLEEAQYVADYILGKGDRDEFIKRFAKACSPGFDPDRDLERLGVANQTTMLKSETEEIGRLFERTMLSKYGPTQLNDHFLAFNTICDATQERQDAIFSLVDEPLDLMVVIGGFNSSNTTHLQEIAVSRGIRSFHIDTPERIDVGSNSIEHKPLAAELCREGDFLPEGPVRVGITSGASTPDRAVEEVIEKLMQLSEN; this is encoded by the coding sequence ATGGACACCCACGCCTTCAAGCGCTCCCTCCACCATTCCGAGCGTTACAACCGGCGAGGCTTCGGGCGCGCTGAGGAAGTGGCGGAAAGCCTTGAGCAGGCTTACCAGAGCGGCCTGATCGGCACGATCCGGGACAACGGCTACCGATTGGAACACGGCCGGCTCAACGTCCGGCTTGCGGAAGCCTTCGGGTTCTGTTGGGGTGTGGAACGGGCCGTGGCGATGGCCTACGAGACCCGCAGGCATTACCCGAGCGAGCGTCTCTGGATCACAAACGAGATCATCCACAACCCCTCAGTGAACGATCACCTCAGGGAGATGGATGTGCAGTTCATCCCTGTCGAACAGGGGGTGAAGGACTTCTCAGGTGTTACCTCCGGTGATGTGGTGATCCTGCCGGCCTTTGGTGCCACCGTTCAGGAAATGCAGCTGCTAAATGAACGGGGCTGCCACATCGTTGATACGACCTGTCCCTGGGTCTCCAAGGTGTGGAACACCGTGGAGAAACACAAAAAGCACACCTTCAGCTCGATCATTCACGGCAAGGTGAAGCACGAGGAAACACTGGCCACCAGCTCATTTGCCGGAACCTATCTGGTGGTGCTCGATCTGGAGGAAGCCCAGTACGTCGCCGATTACATCCTCGGCAAAGGTGACCGCGATGAGTTCATCAAACGCTTTGCCAAAGCGTGCTCTCCAGGGTTCGATCCCGATCGGGACCTCGAACGTCTGGGCGTGGCCAACCAGACCACAATGCTGAAGAGCGAAACGGAAGAAATCGGACGCTTGTTCGAACGCACGATGTTGAGCAAATACGGTCCAACCCAGCTCAACGACCACTTCCTGGCCTTCAACACCATCTGCGACGCCACCCAGGAGCGTCAGGACGCCATCTTCTCCCTGGTGGATGAACCGCTGGACCTGATGGTGGTGATCGGTGGTTTCAACTCGTCCAACACCACCCACCTGCAGGAAATTGCCGTCAGCCGCGGCATTCGCTCCTTCCACATCGACACGCCCGAGCGGATTGACGTCGGCAGCAATTCGATCGAGCACAAACCACTGGCGGCGGAACTCTGTCGTGAAGGCGATTTCCTGCCTGAGGGGCCCGTGCGGGTGGGAATCACCTCCGGCGCCTCAACTCCGGATCGAGCGGTGGAAGAGGTGATCGAAAAACTGATGCAATTGAGCGAAAACTGA
- a CDS encoding ammonium transporter gives MTTAFHAPPQQRRKTLQEASLLEGPMLLLKSIRGFSSNRAMTWLACAPLALMGLGIFTLSAKAEELPELSAAFLANNLWLLVATILVIFMNAGFAMVEAGMCRQKNAVNILSKNLFVFALAVTAYWFVGYSFMYGDSVIDGWLYFSGLFFDPTVTAETISDAGLVPTVDFLFQAAFAGTAATIVSGLVAERIKFGEFVIFALVLTAFIYPVAGSWEWNGGWLNSVGSVEFIDFAGSSIVHSVGAWAGLVGAMLLGPRIGKYVDGKVQAIPGHNMSIATLGALILWIGWYGFNPGSQLAMDQWVPYVAVTTTLGAAGGAIGATVISTITSKKPDLTMIINGILAGLVSVTAGCGNLTLTGSWVAGLVGGIIVVFSVAALDAAGIDDPVGAFSVHGVCGVWGTIVIGLWGYDVQGDGSGLGLLVGGGIDQLGIQALGAAAYAIWTVVTCFIAWQIIGSLFGGIRVTEQEESEGLDIGEHGMEAYAGFSTTNN, from the coding sequence ATGACAACTGCATTCCACGCGCCACCGCAACAGCGGCGCAAAACCCTTCAGGAGGCCAGCCTCCTGGAAGGCCCGATGCTGCTCCTAAAGAGCATCCGGGGCTTCAGTTCTAACCGCGCCATGACCTGGCTCGCCTGTGCGCCCCTGGCGCTCATGGGCCTTGGCATCTTCACGCTGTCGGCCAAAGCCGAAGAGCTGCCTGAGCTCTCCGCAGCTTTCCTGGCCAACAACCTCTGGCTTCTGGTCGCCACCATCCTGGTGATCTTCATGAATGCCGGCTTCGCCATGGTCGAAGCAGGCATGTGCCGGCAAAAGAATGCCGTCAATATTCTTTCCAAAAACCTGTTTGTGTTTGCCCTTGCGGTAACCGCTTACTGGTTTGTGGGCTACTCCTTCATGTACGGCGATTCCGTCATCGACGGTTGGCTGTATTTCTCAGGCCTCTTCTTCGATCCAACCGTCACCGCTGAGACCATCAGCGATGCCGGCCTGGTTCCCACAGTTGATTTCCTGTTCCAGGCGGCCTTCGCTGGAACAGCAGCCACGATCGTTTCCGGTCTTGTCGCTGAACGGATCAAGTTCGGCGAATTCGTGATCTTCGCCCTGGTCCTCACCGCCTTCATCTACCCAGTTGCTGGCAGCTGGGAATGGAACGGTGGCTGGCTCAACAGTGTTGGCAGCGTCGAATTCATCGACTTTGCTGGATCCTCGATCGTGCACTCCGTCGGCGCTTGGGCCGGCCTCGTCGGCGCCATGCTTCTCGGACCCCGCATCGGCAAGTACGTCGATGGCAAGGTTCAGGCCATTCCTGGCCACAACATGTCCATCGCCACCCTTGGCGCTCTGATCCTCTGGATCGGCTGGTACGGCTTCAACCCGGGCTCCCAGCTCGCCATGGACCAGTGGGTTCCGTACGTGGCCGTCACCACCACCCTCGGCGCAGCCGGCGGTGCCATCGGTGCCACGGTGATCTCCACGATCACATCCAAGAAGCCTGATCTCACCATGATCATCAACGGCATCCTGGCCGGCCTGGTGAGCGTGACTGCCGGTTGCGGCAACCTCACCCTGACGGGTTCCTGGGTGGCTGGTCTGGTCGGCGGCATCATCGTCGTCTTCTCCGTTGCAGCTCTCGATGCCGCAGGCATTGACGACCCGGTCGGCGCCTTCTCCGTGCACGGTGTGTGCGGCGTGTGGGGCACGATCGTGATCGGTCTCTGGGGCTACGACGTCCAGGGCGACGGCTCCGGTCTCGGCCTTCTGGTCGGCGGCGGTATCGACCAGCTCGGCATCCAAGCCCTGGGGGCAGCTGCCTACGCCATCTGGACCGTGGTCACCTGCTTCATCGCCTGGCAGATCATCGGCTCCCTCTTCGGTGGCATCCGCGTCACCGAACAGGAAGAGTCCGAAGGTCTGGACATCGGCGAACACGGCATGGAGGCCTACGCCGGTTTCTCCACCACCAACAACTGA